In Deinococcus aquiradiocola, the genomic stretch GCGAAGGTCGTGCCGCCGATGTCGATGCCGAGTCTGGCATTGTTGTACGTGGAGTTCTGCGTGAAGGTCACGTTGTACGTGGCGACGGTCTCGTCGATGCCGTTGCCGCCGCGTCCGCCGGAGCCGGTGGTCGTGCCGGTCAGGACGTTGTGGCTCACCACGATGGGGTTGTAGGTGGTGGGGGATTTCTCGCTGCTGAGTTCGATGGCGTTCCCGCGCGTGTTCTGAACGGTGTTCTCGTCGATCAGCAGGCCGGGCGCGGCGCTGCTGGACGCGGCGGAACCGTTGTAGCTGTGCCAGATCTCGATGGCGTTGTCACCGAAGCTGCCGCTGCCGGTCGCGACGCCGCTGATGAGGTTGCCGCGCACCGTCACGTCGCTGTACGTGCCGTACATGAAGATGCCCTCGCCGTCCGTCTGCTCGCCGCCCATGCTGTAGCCGGTCACGTTGATCTGGTTGCCCTGGATCAGCATGTTGGTCAGGGTGTTGGTCGCCGCGATGTTGTACGTGTTGCCCAGGATGGCGCGGTGCGCGAGGTTGCTGAAGAGGTTGTTGAGCACCTGGACGTTGGTGGCGTTGGTGGCGACGAGGGCGTCCGCGAGGCGGTTCCCGGCACCCATGTCGGCGTTGCTCGTCACGGCGCCGAAGGCGTTGTCGCGCACGACGGTGTTGGTGCCGCCGTTGATGACGACGGCCGCGCGGTTGATGCTGCCGCTGGAGGACGTCTGCGCGGCGTTCATGCCGCTGAACGCCAGGCGCTTGATGACCGTGCCGCTCGCCACGCCGACGCTGATGAGGGCGTTGCGGGCGCCCGCGCCGTTGATCTCGATTTCCGGTCCGGCGACGGGGGACACGCTGTACGTGCCGCTCGTCCCGACCACGGAACTCGTGCCGAGGCTGGCGATGTTGGTGTCCTTGAGGGCCGTCTGCGTGCCGCCGTCCACCACGGTGTTGTTGGCGTACGTGGGGTTCGTCGCGTTCGCGATGAACGGCAGGTTGCTGGCCAGCACGATCTTGGCGGCCGCGCCGGAGTAGTTGGCGTTGGCCGTGCGTCCGAGCGGGTCGGCCGCGCCGGGAATGCTGAAGATCGACACCTCGTTCCCGGCCGTCTGCCCGACCTGCGCGAGGCTGCTGTTGTCGAGCGCGTTGCTGTTGACGATGAACTGCCGCAGGCTGCCCTGGCCGGTGTCTGCCGTGTTCACGATGGTGTCGAAGTTGAAGCCGAAATCCACGCCGCTCACGCTGGCCGTGCTGACGCTGATGCCCGCGATGGATTCCGCCCCGGCGGGGAGCGTGGTGGTGCTCAGGGCGGGGTCGGCCGCGCTGGGAATCTGCCCGCCGACCTTGTTGCCGTTGCCGTTCACGTACGTCTGTACCGGCAGTTGCGTGCAGCTGGCGGGAGGCGTGGTGACGTTCGCGGCCTGCGCGCAGGCACCCGTGCGGCTGGACGTCACGAAGCTGTTCACGATCCGGACCGTATAGTTGGCGGGAAGCAGGCCACTGAAGGTGTACGTGCCTGTCGCGTCCGTCAGGGCTGCCGTCACGTAATTGCCGCTCGCGTCGTACAGTTCGGCGCGCACGTTGGGGCGCAGGCTCATGCCCTGGCCTGCGTTGTACGCGCGGCCCGCTCCGCCGCCGTAGTTGTAGTCCTCGTACACGCGGCCCGTGACGCTGTACGTCCGGGCGGTGTTGGTGAGGGTGCAGGTGATGACGTCGCCGTAGACGGGCGTCAGCGTGAAGCTCTGCCCGGACCCGCTCGGCAGCGTGGTGGTGGACCCGGCCGTGCTGTTCGTGCACGTCACGGCCGTGTCGTAGTAACTGAGGGGCGACGTGCCCGCCGCCATGATCTCCGTCAGGGTGTACGTCGTTCCGCTCACGACCGTGACTGCGCCCGTCCCGGCCGTCGTTCCTGTCCCGCTGGTGGTGCTGCTCGCCGTGACGGCCGCGCCGTTCTTCAGCTGCACCGTGAACTGGTCCGCGGCGACCACGCGTCCCGGAGCCGCGATCGTCTTGTCGAGGGTCAGCGTGGGGAGGCGCCGCACGGTCACGGTGGTGGGGTCGTTGGTCGCGGCCTGCGTCTGGGCGAGGCTGCCGGTGGGGACCGTCCCGAAGCCCGTCGCGCTGGACACGGTGGGCGGGAAGGCGGTGGTGGTGTCCACGTTGTCGGAGGACTTGCTGGTGTCGGTGATGGTGGTCCCGGCCGCGTTCACGTAACTGCCGCTGGTGCTGGTCTGGTTGCTGAGCACGGTGTTGTCGGCGGCGACCGGGTTGATCGTGACGGGAATGTCGACGCTCACCGTCCCGTTGACGGGCAGGGTCTGCCCGGCCGCGAGGAGGTTGGTGGTGGTGCCCGCACCGGTGTAGGTGGCGTCGCGCGCGGCGGCCGTGACGGTGCCGTTCAGTCGGACGGTCTGTGCGCCCGCGGCGGTGATGGTGACGCCCGAAGGCAGCGCGTCGACGATCTGGAAGTTCGTTTCGGCCACGTTGCCGGTGTTGGCGTACGTGACGGTGTACGTGAGGGTGTCGCCGGGCGACGCGACGCCGTTCCCGTCGGCGTCGGTGGTGAGTTTCACGGACTTGTAGCCGTCCACGATCGGTTGCAGGTACACGGCGTCGGTACTGACGAAGGAGTACGCGCCGAGTCGACCGCAGGCAGCACCACAGCCGCCAGCAGCGCTGCCCTGCACGGCTCCGACTTCGAAGGTGATGGTGCCGGGGTTCACGTACTGACCGCTCACCTTGTACCTGGGGTCGACGGTGATGCCGCCGACGGAATTGGTGGCGAGGGCGACGCCGTAGTTGCTGCCGCCCGCGACGGGCGTTCCCGCGACCTGCAGGGTCGGTGAAGCCAGGCCGGAGGCGGTCGGGCTGACGAATTCCACGAATTCCCGCAGGGCGTTCGCGTCGGTGGTGGAGTTGGAGTCCGTGTCGAAGCTCGTCAGGTAGACCGTGCCGTTCAGCGGGTTGAGGGTGGCGGTGCCGGGCGTGTAGAACTGGATCCGGAATTCCACCCAGGAGGTGCGGTTCGGGGTGGTGGCCGGGGCGTTCACGACGGGCGAGAACACCTCTGGGTGCGCGCCCGCGACGGCGGTGCCCGCCGCGTCCGTGTACGTGACAGCGTCGTTGTCGAAGGTGGCGCCCAGACTCGCGCCGCCGTTGAAGCTCACGACGGTGATGATGGCGTCCCGCTGGAAGACGCCGCTCCCAGCCCCGGAAACCACGTTGGTGTACTTGCACTGGCTGCCGACCGTCACGGCGCACGCGCCGCCGCCTGCAACGTTCGTGCCCGCGCTGAAGGTGAGGTTCAGACCGGCGGCCCCTGCCGTGCCCGTGCCGAGCAGCGCGGCGAGCAGGACGAGGCCCGTCAGGAGTTGCTTCATGTACGCCAGCAGCGGCTGGGTTGGCGTGGTGTTCACGTTCCGAGTCAAGATGGTTCCCCCGTGGTGTCGCCGCGCAGAGGCCATCCTCTGCGCGGCGTGTCGATTGGTGTCAGGCGGTGGGGGACTGCGGGTGCTGGGGCCATTCTCTGGCGGTCACGGGCGTCATTTCCCGGTGCCGAGTTCCGTTTCGTCGAGCGTGAGGTCCAGGCGCAGGTACAGGCCGGGGCGGGTGTACGCGCCGCTCTGGCCGCTGAGGCCGTCGAAGCCCGCGAAGTTGTAGCCGACGCTGACCCACGTGCCGGGCAGGGCGCGGAGGCTGCCTTCCAGGCCGTAACCGATCTGGGTGGTGCCGGTGGCAGGCTGGATGAGGGCGCGGCCCCACGCGCCGACGCCGAGGTCGCTGGTCAGGTAGTACGTGCCGCCGAGGCTGGGCTGGTACGTGAAGCTGTCGGGGTCGTTCAGCAGGGTGCGGCTGTCGAGTCCGGCGCGGACCGCGAAGCGCGGCTGGTGGTACTCGGCGCTGGTCCCGGCGCTCAGTTCCGGCTGGCCGCCGGAGAGGCTGCCCTGCGTGTAGCGCAGGTAGCCGAGGCTGTTCCAGGGGCCTTCGCGGTAGGCGTAGCCGAGCGCAGCGCGCGCGCCGGGGTTGGTGCTGGTGAGGTCGAGGGTGCCGTCGGCGGTGAGGGTGAGGTTGCGGCTGAGGCTGCCGGTGATGCCGCCGCGCAGGACGGTGTTCAGGATGCCGGAGCGGAAGGCGACGTCGCCGCCGACGCTGGCGCTGAGGGTGTCGGTCTGGTAGCGGAGGTCCGCCCCGGCCGTGGCTTCGTTGCTGCCTTTGCCGAGGTCGCGCAGCAGGGCGCCGCGCAGGCCGAGCGTGAGGTGGTCGTTGAGCGGGAGGCTGGTGTCGACGCCGAAGCGGGCGCGGTTGCCGGTGCCGCTGGCGTTGGGGAGTTCGTAGCTGACGGCGTAGTTGGTGTTGCCGAGCGCCGTTTCGAGGGTGAGGGCGGCGACGTTGTCCCCGCCCCAGGTGAGCGTGTCGCGCAGGCCGAGGTACACCTTGCCGATGGCGGTCTTCGCGGCGAAGTCCGTGACGGGTTTCAGGTTGCCGCTGAGCGGCTGGGTGTGCGTGACGTCCACGTCGAAGGGCGCCTGGTGGTAGCCGACGCTGCCGACCACGCCGACGCCGTTCACGTCGCCGAACGCGGCCTTGATGCCCGCGCCGACGCTGAAGGGCTGGAAGCGGTAGCTGGCGCGGGCGCTGACGCTGCCGCCGGTGTTGTCGAGGACGCCCTGCCCGGTCTGGCCCTGTCCGGCGGGGAGCGCGTGGTATTCGGCGTCGACGGTCGCGCCGAGGACGGGCGTGAAGCGGGTGGTGACGTTCGCGCGGAGGTTCGTGCCGACGCTGAAGGTGTTCAGGCCGTCGTAGCCGCTGTCCTGGTAGCGGGCCTGTGCGGTGGCGGTGGTGTCGCCGAAGGCGGCGCTGAGGTCGGCGCTGAGCTGCACGCCGCCCGCGTACGCGGCGAGGCCGCTCGCCTGGACGGTGCCGTTGTCGAAGGCGCCGCGCACGCCGGTCGTGAGTTTGCCGTCGAGGCTCACGACGGCCGCGCCGACACTGAAGGTCGGGGCGACGTA encodes the following:
- a CDS encoding beta strand repeat-containing protein, with the translated sequence MNTTPTQPLLAYMKQLLTGLVLLAALLGTGTAGAAGLNLTFSAGTNVAGGGACAVTVGSQCKYTNVVSGAGSGVFQRDAIITVVSFNGGASLGATFDNDAVTYTDAAGTAVAGAHPEVFSPVVNAPATTPNRTSWVEFRIQFYTPGTATLNPLNGTVYLTSFDTDSNSTTDANALREFVEFVSPTASGLASPTLQVAGTPVAGGSNYGVALATNSVGGITVDPRYKVSGQYVNPGTITFEVGAVQGSAAGGCGAACGRLGAYSFVSTDAVYLQPIVDGYKSVKLTTDADGNGVASPGDTLTYTVTYANTGNVAETNFQIVDALPSGVTITAAGAQTVRLNGTVTAAARDATYTGAGTTTNLLAAGQTLPVNGTVSVDIPVTINPVAADNTVLSNQTSTSGSYVNAAGTTITDTSKSSDNVDTTTAFPPTVSSATGFGTVPTGSLAQTQAATNDPTTVTVRRLPTLTLDKTIAAPGRVVAADQFTVQLKNGAAVTASSTTSGTGTTAGTGAVTVVSGTTYTLTEIMAAGTSPLSYYDTAVTCTNSTAGSTTTLPSGSGQSFTLTPVYGDVITCTLTNTARTYSVTGRVYEDYNYGGGAGRAYNAGQGMSLRPNVRAELYDASGNYVTAALTDATGTYTFSGLLPANYTVRIVNSFVTSSRTGACAQAANVTTPPASCTQLPVQTYVNGNGNKVGGQIPSAADPALSTTTLPAGAESIAGISVSTASVSGVDFGFNFDTIVNTADTGQGSLRQFIVNSNALDNSSLAQVGQTAGNEVSIFSIPGAADPLGRTANANYSGAAAKIVLASNLPFIANATNPTYANNTVVDGGTQTALKDTNIASLGTSSVVGTSGTYSVSPVAGPEIEINGAGARNALISVGVASGTVIKRLAFSGMNAAQTSSSGSINRAAVVINGGTNTVVRDNAFGAVTSNADMGAGNRLADALVATNATNVQVLNNLFSNLAHRAILGNTYNIAATNTLTNMLIQGNQINVTGYSMGGEQTDGEGIFMYGTYSDVTVRGNLISGVATGSGSFGDNAIEIWHSYNGSAASSSAAPGLLIDENTVQNTRGNAIELSSEKSPTTYNPIVVSHNVLTGTTTGSGGRGGNGIDETVATYNVTFTQNSTYNNARLGIDIGGTTFATSDGVSGNDGLNTAPTSNKGQDYPIFTTATLNGTSLTVSGYVGSAAGQTIFGASLVEIFKADNDGNQNGPVIAGDGNTLPHGEGRTYLGSLTADANGNFTGTLTVSGLALGDAITATATLVGNTSEFNNNLPLVPDLTITKTHTGTWTQGDTGKTYTLTVTNAGYIATTGTVTVTDTLPSGLTATAISGSGWTCTLGTLTCTRSDALAVGASYPVITVTVTVASNAPTSVTNTATVSGGGQTNTANDTASDPTSINIKPVGVNDTATTAPSTLVNIPVLNNDIGTGKVLTSLLFPSTGQPTGSVVSNGGKTLTNADGVYTIKTDGTVDFTPALGRTGTLNPVLYTFVDGAGLTSTPASITATVSAITAPTATADTATTPKGTAVTLAGATNDTPGTLPIDPASVVFPTAGQPGTATVSNGGKTLTVTGQGTYTVQANGSVQFTPTAGFAGAATPVKYTVADTAGNVSNAATLSVTVTNQPPVAANVTNAVVTSTAGAVSLTPGLSGTDADGTVVTYTITTLPTAAMGTLSCSGTAIASVPSSCAPANLTFTPNPAFDGNATFQYTVTDDNGATSAAATYTIPVNKPPVAVNDSGATNPLTSVTFSITGNDTDTAPGTLDLTSAVFDPSSTGTISNAGKTLVVSGEGTYTLDNSGNVTFLPVAGFNNGTSTAKYTVKDNNGAISNVATISVAVPASVDLAITKAGPAYFRPGETVSYTL